In a genomic window of Platichthys flesus chromosome 24, fPlaFle2.1, whole genome shotgun sequence:
- the LOC133949643 gene encoding CXXC-type zinc finger protein 5-like yields MSGMTSGVCVESDLSSMLQRSSAPSHHHPNHHVYGGQGQVSSLAPMLDYTTEMDRYRSSIANFYKTNVNMNMNVTNFPQSAKLAARLAAAGPIFPPNAAARLGTMTTAPWGCHDNMNMNHPAAMFWSRPKPVGTAPTHHHHHHHPSATQGHLTSPHSHSTSMHHGGAGSGGGSGGGSGEGGGAEKDGHTASSLPVTQGSAHHHPMAPSNANFLPGYGGGAECGIMNKQGHAHTDMMSLSEGGSCNGGGVMGSSFLGGLGLPPGVIVMAMGSAGGGISDAGSAFQMTGGQRALTDCQQHNSSPCPSSSSPSSSVVTAGGVALSSSSSSSSGAAAKRKRKRCGVCGPCRRLINCGVCSSCRNRKTGHQICKFRKCEELKKKPGGGGGVLERPPSVPTGEAFRWFF; encoded by the exons ATGTCGGGCATGACGAGTGGCGTGTGTGTGGAGAGCGACCTCTCCTCAATGCTCCAGAGAAGCTCCGCCCCCTCCCACCATCACCCGAATCACCATGTTTACGGCGGACAGGGGCAG GTGTCCAGTTTGGCTCCGATGCTGGATTACACCACGGAGATGGACCGCTACCGTTCCTCCATCGCCAACTTCTACAAAACCAAcgtgaacatgaacatgaacgtCACCAACTTCCCCCAGTCGGCCAAGCTGGCGGCCCGTTTGGCGGCGGCCGGCCCCATCTTCCCTCCCAACGCCGCTGCCAGGCTGGGCACGATGACCACAGCGCCCTGGGGCTGCCACgacaacatgaacatgaaccACCCAGCCGCCATGTTTTGGAGCCGGCCCAAACCAGTGGGAACCGCCCCAAcgcatcaccaccaccaccaccacccctctgCGACGCAGGGTCACCTGACCTCCCCGCACTCCCACAGTACCAGCATGCACCACGGCGGCGCGGGGTCTGGAGGGGGATCAGGTGGAGGGAGTGGTGAGGGGGGAGGAGCTGAAAAAGATGGACACACTgcctcctcacttcctgtcacacaGGGATCGGCACACCATCACCCCATGGCGCCGAGCAACGCAAACTTTCTTCCGGGTTATGGCGGTGGTGCGGAGTGCGGCATCATGAACAAGCAGGGACACGCCCACACAGACATGATGAGCCTATCAGAGGGCGGCAGCTGCAATGGGGGAGGGGTGATGGGTAGTAGCTTCTTGGGGGGCCTGGGATTACCACCTGGGGTCATTGTCATGGCCATGGGGTCGGCAGGGGGCGGGATCTCAGATGCTGGCAGCGCCTTCCAGATGACAGGCGGCCAGCGGGCGCTAACGGACTGCCAGCAGCACAACTCCTCCccctgcccctcctcctcctcgccctcaTCGTCAGTCGTGACAGCAGGGGGCGTGGCCCTATCTTCATCGTCGTCCTCTTCATCGGGGGCGGCGgccaagaggaagaggaagcggTGCGGCGTGTGCGGGCCGTGCAGGCGGCTGATCAACTGCGGCGTCTGCTCGTCCTGCCGCAACAGGAAGACGGGTCATCAAATCTGCAAGTTCAGGAAGTGtgaagagctgaagaagaaaccagggggaggcgggggggtaCTTGAG
- the LOC133949647 gene encoding cysteinyl leukotriene receptor 1-like, with product MSGREDLKTEHQRGRRRNGGNTQRLRCWSICHRMSVHLGTLPGASGSNTSVTNDTLEMCIHSDDPFKFNAYIITYLLVFPFAFLCNTGALLIFLVQGPRGGSSACVVMMNLALSDASFSLTLPLRAFYYLTNGVWNFPDWLCQLCGYIFYVNIYTSIFFLTLLSLLRWLAVTKPLRHNSQVTPTRTVLVCLGIWVFVGVSVSPFLIKGTKERLGSSRCFEPYDESNWRRLLQLNYVSLAVGFLFPLLTIILCYSSLIRHLMAGSSLSGIQSGNSHHHTRQRSVHLVSMVIVTFLFCFLPYHVMRSVHLHAVLDKWPCEVTVVLRRAAVVTLCLAALSSVVNPLLYYYSAKKFRNDLRDVFRNSRRSFQRRASAGRREPET from the exons ATGTCAGGACGGGAGGATTTGAAAACTGAACatcagagaggaagaaggaggaacGGAGGGAACACGCAAAGACTCAGATGTTGGTCAATCTGTCACAGGATGAGTG tCCATCTGGGAACTCTGCCCGGCGCCAGCGGCAGCAACACATCTGTGACGAATGACACGCTGGAGATGTGTATACACAGTGATGATCCGTTCAAGTTCAACGCCTACATCATCACCTACCTGCTCGTGTTTCCTTTCGCCTTTCTGTGCAACACTGGGGCGCTGTTGATTTTCCTCGTGCAGGGTCCCCGAGG AGGCTCTTCTGCCTGTGTGGTCATGATGAACCTCGCCCTATCAGACGCCAGcttctccctcaccctcccacTCCGAGCGTTTTATTACTTGACGAATGGAGTTTGGAATTTTCCTGATTGGCTGTGTCAGTTATGTGGCTATATCTTCTACGTCAACATATACACTAG CATCTTCTTCCTCACTCTACTCAGCCTGCTCCGTTGGCTTGCCGTGACCAAGCCCCTCCGACACAACTCTCAGGTCACACCCACTCGGACCGTGTTGGTCTGTCTGGGAATCTGGGTGTTTGTGGGGGTGTCCGTTTCTCCCTTCCTGATCAAAGGGACCAAAGAAAG gttggGGTCTTCTCGTTGCTTCGAGCCATATGATGAATCCAATTGGAGGCGTCTCCTACAGTTAAACTACGTGTCATTGGCTGTGggcttcctctttcctctcctcaccaTCATCCTCTGCTACAGCAGCCTCATACGTCACCTGATGGCCGGGTCTAGCCTCTCTGGCATCCAGTCCGGCAACAGCCACCACCACACAAGACAACGCTCTGTGCACCTGGTTTCAATGGTGATTGTGACCTTCCTGTTCTGCTTTCTGCCCTATCATGTGATGAGGTCAGTGCACCTGCACGCCGTGTTGGACAAGTGGccctgtgaggtcacagtggtGCTGCGGCGAGCAGCGGTGGTGACGCTGTGTCTGGCGGCATTGAGCAGCGTGGTCAACCCTCTGCTGTATTACTACTCAGCCAAGAAGTTCAGAAACGACCTGAGGGACGTTTTCCGGAACAGCAGGAGGTCCTTCCAACGCAGAGCTTCAGCTGGGAGAAGGGAACCTGAAACCTGA